The sequence below is a genomic window from Candidatus Methylomirabilota bacterium.
GTCGAGGACGCGGTCCACAAGCGCCTGGTTGGCCCGAAACGCCCCGGTCTGGCGGAGCATGGCGTCGACGAGGGTCGTCTTGCCGTGATCGACGTGGGCGACGATGGCGACGTTCCTGATGTCGTCGCGGACGGTCGACGACGGGCCGGTCACTCCCGGAGCGACGACGACGG
It includes:
- a CDS encoding GTP-binding protein — encoded protein: MTHPSRSTVPVVVAPGVTGPSSTVRDDIRNVAIVAHVDHGKTTLVDAMLRQTGAFRANQALVDRVLD